A part of Maniola jurtina chromosome 19, ilManJurt1.1, whole genome shotgun sequence genomic DNA contains:
- the LOC123875183 gene encoding myosin-I heavy chain: MEERDKDEGPGVPDMTMMPQITEQAINDNLKRRYIHDLIYTYTGSILVAVNPYKELGCYNMEDMQNYRGRAFGSLPPHVFALAESAYSSLQNGERNQSVVISGESGAGKTETTKLILQYLCAAGGQASWAEQQILEANTVLEAFGNAKTVRNDNSSRFGKFVEVRLDHRGGIRGAVLRDFLLERARITGPAPKETNYHVFYQLVEGAKHNAELRNILRLRDGVHFKYLNPEDEEARKGRGGEQGKLEALQLALTVLQVPLHMCEGLFKVLAAVLWLGNIQFQDIDGERTTLAPEDAEAVDAVANLLGLAPPTAQRVLLERQINVRGNVTDIPLRLPEARENRHAMARALYSRTFAWLVRHVNSCSAPGREAKRALGVLDIFGFENFAANSLEQLCINYANEKLHMFFNNYVFALEQEIYRQEGIKYHQIQFTDNAACLELLEKPPRSLLKLLSEQCHMPKGSDSAYLTNIQGEFGEHQSFVKGSRRKWEEEFGVQHYAGTVTYSVQGFVDKNRDTQQDAFIDHLSRSANPFVRELADYVQDLAPPGHDISLSSPGSTSTTQRGTSKGRPTVVDTFRAQLQSLVDMLQATDVWYVRCIKPNENKEAGKYNDQLVLEQLRYLGMNEIVRIRRDGFPVHLPAPMFQTRYRCLLPHPRPINSDIAYIMGLVNAPTNDWQIGHTKIFMRSSVHGPLEARRTALLQSSALLIQKWYKGSTKRRQYLQWRRAAIVLQAAWRGWFDRAAFLRLRRAALTLQRHLRGAFAREVAAALREMKRVNQEIKLREERNSLAEKAEQERAELESMADQLRGISCSGARAESVNLDNLFDFLADVPAQRGAPDGQSHQPTIAEIGDSMERLADDLHHELENVLAEEMDDLSKEDTEYHRKPDGAPSDAIPPPPPTSLALQSILQPATPIGSMSLSMTNGVSSNGVSPTNGMTSSLTNGDVMSSSLVMPPPPSVELAVEESPNYPPPPPCSLPEPAGPPPPPPSTKDVTPPELTNGIIPNGKVAVIKDKEPIYESVIPRPNAEPLLTSPPPPPPYPPESNGFLSNKEEAEPEAPLPPLPSNVTSPEMADTTSPIGTDSCISPPPTMNGDSNNAERHARRKERVERRLHQLETPAQNTDAPPDSTNDLSEFAKLYFNDHPRSPEGTIMATLTRKSKSMELLTKEEMITYHKGNNIPTSHIQLHDPDSVTAAVNIFRDLCRYMRGELTAEKETQVIQSIIGKGLEREELRDEILVQCVRQITECPVEDWAERVWLILCLCAVAWQPSRGLARYYCTWLRARARPVTSPASTGSVTSVASVTSTARAAHCAQWCLDNCRGATPRQLPPSTVEIAAMRRLGTIVCRFFFLDGRTKAIDVHPADTAAAAAARLADKLGLAPPARAGWAVYQQRAGAEEHVRATIYLYDVIAAWEMQQGPGGGSADNRFVFKRRLFRGGRELPHDPVEVALLYAQAVHSVVKMDEFPVSEKVALQLAGLQAQVSLGEPPPSPPPPHTRAYYSHPEQFLPPRVAKQRPAHQWATILAQAHRQYGAGRAELTAKALYLSCVMQYPLYGVTLFPVTYKGYWAHGPNVLLGVGAEGVVLVRPADKVVLAEYPYTNIAAILMDPVDNGLTLSLTHHGQHDGLRCIVLECSQKAEAAWLMAAYSPALGSSLTEEAPRRAAPAAERARLANALKAARRALIDSALLRRPQDLSAGGFLRNTLRRLSKHRLERVRLDISAETQGECYKGFPPAYWCWARSLPHSLTKLNEAEEVAAMQIFKDIMSHAGLSSNEGSTTNLANNNSVSSHESDSDDRVALAQALLQRCLQKDTLLCELYAQLIKQTTEHPDPSSRVSARHWALLCAAVGAALPPAKPLRRLLLAHLRYRAAALQSAEEGKFARRAEQVALSIAQVPRRLAAPSKEELLCAAARRNMHVRVLLLDGKQHGLVFGPAATADHLVAMLRDKIGLNDAATGYALYEVCANSSPAGAGERALGGSERVGDVLARWEKAGATAAACRLVFKKRLFLGERPLHTACVAEMELLYYQVLHAVRHDRLPIETDEAVMLAALHAQVVKGDCLGGGEECSAAAGAVLPARLANPALPAPAVRLHHLALRGTEPHAAMQRALTLASSWPLTRATIFDVMQSFTSNWPRALWLAVDARGLTLLRRGARAALVSHDHDQLLAVSPAPRALLLVTRADRKHAKLVLSTDQAYQIATLIKDYIEAVRGPVFPAVAAPARAS, encoded by the exons ATGGAGGAGCGGGACAAGGACGAGGGCCCCGGCGTGCCCGACATGACCATGATGCCGCAGATCACCGAGCAGGCCATCAACGACAACCTCAAGCGGCGCTACATCCACGATCTCATATAC acatacacaggATCAATTTTAGTGGCAGTCAACCCATACAAAGAATTAGGATGTTACAATATG GAGGATATGCAAAACTATCGCGGCAGAGCCTTTGGGAGCCTTCCGCCGCATGTTTTCGCGCTCGCCGAGTCGGCCTACAGCTCCTTGCAG AATGGCGAAAGGAATCAATCAGTTGTGATATCGGGCGAGAGCGGTGCAGGGAAGACGGAGACCACAAAGCTTATCCTGCAGTACCTTTGCGCTGCTGGTGGTCAAGCTTCTTGGGCTGAACAGCAGATCCTTGAAGCTAACACTGTTTTAGAAGCTTTTG GTAATGCAAAGACTGTACGTAACGACAACTCGTCCCGGTTCGGAAAGTTCGTGGAAGTGAGACTGGATCATCGGGGAGGGATCCGAGGTGCAGTGTTACGGGACTTTCTGCTGGAACGAGCGAGGATCACGGGCCCTGCGCCCAAGGAGACCAATTACCATGTGTTCTATCAGCTGGTTGAAGGAGCTAAG CACAATGCCGAACTTCGTAATATATTACGGCTTAGAGATGGCGTACATTTTAAATACCTGAATCCAGAAGATGAGGAAGCTAGAAAGGGTAGAGGTGGTGAACAGGGGAAATTGGAGGCGCTGCAACTAGCGTTAACAGTATTGCAAGTACCCTTGCATATGTGTGAGGGACTCTTCAAAGTGCTGGCTGCGGTTCTGTGGCTGGGGAATATACAGTTTCAG gATATAGATGGTGAGCGGACTACCTTGGCACCAGAAGATGCAGAAGCAGTAGATGCAGTGGCCAATTTGTTAGGTTTGGCGCCGCCTACCGCTCAAAGAGTGCTGCTTGAGCGACAGATCAATGTGAGGGGCAATGTTACTGATATACCGCTGCGATTACCAGAG GCCAGAGAAAACCGGCATGCGATGGCCCGAGCGCTATATTCCCGCACTTTCGCCTGGCTGGTTAGACACGTCAATAGCTGTTCAGCTCCAGGCAGAGAAGCGAAGCGAGCTCTCGGAGTTCTAGACATCTTCGGCTTTGAAAACTTCGCCGCGAACTCTCTCGAACAACTGTGCATCAACTACGCGAACGAGAAACTTCACATGTTCTTCAACAATTACGTGTTTGCACTTGAACAGGAAATT TATCGCCAAGAAGGAATCAAATACCATCAGATACAGTTCACCGATAATGCTGCATGTTTGGAACTTTTGGAGAAACCACCGAGAAGTTTGCTCAAATTACTTAGTGAACAGTGTCATATGCCGAAG GGTTCAGACAGCGCCTACCTCACAAACATCCAAGGCGAGTTCGGCGAACACCAAAGCTTCGTCAAAGGGTCCCGACGGAAATGGGAGGAAGAGTTCGGGGTGCAACACTACGCGGGCACGGTCACATACAGCGTGCAAGGCTTCGTGGACAAGAACCGCGATACACAGCAGGACGCGTTCATCGACCATCTCAGCAGATCTGCCAATCCTTTTGTGAGGGAACTGGCGGATTATGTGCAGGATCTGGCGCCACCGGGACAT GATATTTCGCTTTCAAGTCCCGGTTCAACGAGCACTACGCAAAGAGGAACTTCCAAAGGCAGACCCACAGTAGTCGACACTTTCAGGGCACAACTACAGTCGCTAGTTGACATGTTGCAAGCTACTGATGTTTG GTATGTCCGCTGCATCAAACCAAACGAAAACAAAGAGGCCGGCAAATACAACGACCAACTCGTTCTAGAGCAGCTCCGATATCTGGGCATGAACGAAATAGTTCGCATCAGGCGAGACGGCTTCCCTGTACACTTGCCAGCGCCAATGTTCCAGACACGATACAGATGTTTGCTGCCACACCCTCGACCTATTAACTCGGATATAGC ATACATTATGGGACTAGTGAACGCGCCAACAAATGATTGGCAAATAGGGCATACAAAGATATTCATGAGGAGTTCAGTGCACGGCCCGCTTGAAGCTAGGAGAACAGCTCTGCTGCAATCATCAGCACTCCTGATACAGAAG TGGTACAAAGGCTCAACAAAACGTCGGCAATACTTGCAATGGCGTCGAGCAGCAATAGTTCTCCAGGCCGCTTGGCGAGGATGGTTCGACAGAGCTGCCTTCCTGCGCTTACGAAGAGCCGCCCTAACCCTGCAGAGGCATCTACGCGGCGCCTTCGCGAGGGAAGTTGCTGCTGCCTTGAGGGAAATGAAGAGGGTCAACCAGGAGATCAAGTTGAGGGAAGAACGGAACAG CCTCGCAGAAAAAGCCGAGCAAGAGCGCGCAGAACTGGAAAGCATGGCGGACCAACTCCGTGGAATCTCATGTTCCGGGGCCAGAGCCGAGTCTGTCAACCTGGACAACCTGTTCGACTTCCTGGCGGACGTGCCCGCGCAGCGCGGCGCGCCCGACGGACAGTCGCACCAGCCCACTATTGCGGAGATCGGGGACTCCATGGAACGGCTCGCGGACGATCTGCATCATGAG TTGGAGAACGTGCTAGCGGAAGAAATGGACGACTTAAGCAAAGAGGACACGGAATATCATCGCAAGCCCGACGGCGCTCCATCCGACGCCATCCCCCCACCACCCCCAACCTCTCTCGCACTACAATCCATCCTCCAACCCGCCACTCCAATCGGCTCTATGTCGTTATCGATGACAAACGGCGTATCGTCCAATGGCGTGTCGCCGACTAATGGTATGACGTCATCGCTGACCAATGGCGACGTGATGTCGTCATCATTAGTGATGCCTCCACCTCCGTCTGTGGAGCTGGCTGTGGAAGAATCTCCTAATTACCCACCTCCACCGCCTTGCTCTTTGCCTGAACCGGCCgggccgccgccgccaccgcctTCAACCAAAG ATGTAACACCACCAGAACTCACAAACGGTATAATACCGAACGGAAAAGTGGCTGTGATAAAGGACAAGGAACCGATATATGAATCGGTAATTCCTCGCCCGAACGCCGAACCGCTCCTGACATCTCCACCGCCACCACCGCCTTACCCACCTGAAAGCAATGG ATTTTTATCCAACAAGGAGGAAGCGGAACCTGAAGCACCCCTACCGCCGTTGCCAAGCAACGTGACGTCACCAGAAATGGCCGACACCACGTCCCCCATCGGCACGGATTCTTGTATCAGTCCTCCTCCAACAATGAATGGTGACTCTAAT AATGCAGAACGCCACGCACGTCGTAAAGAGCGAGTGGAACGTAGACTCCATCAATTGGAAACTCCTGCTCAAAACACTGATGCTCCTCCAGATTCCACGAATGACCTCTCTGAGTTTGCTAAACTGTACTTCAATGACCATCCGCGATCGCCCGAAG GTACAATAATGGCAACGCTTACGCGTAAGAGTAAGTCAATGGAGCTTCTAACAAAGGAGGAAATGATCACATACCACAAAGGAAACAACATTCCCACTTCTCACATTCAGCTGCACGATCCCGATAGCGTCACCGCGGCTGTGAATATATTCCGA GATTTATGTCGATATATGCGAGGCGAACTGACTGCAGAAAAAGAAACGCAAGTCATTCAATCCATAATTGGGAAAGGACTGGAAAGGGAAGAGTTGCGGGATGAAATATTAGTGCAATGTGTTAGACAG ATAACAGAATGCCCCGTCGAAGACTGGGCAGAGCGTGTATGGCTGATCCTTTGCCTGTGTGCTGTAGCCTGGCAACCCAGCCGCGGCCTGGCGCGATACTACTGCACGTGGCTGCGCGCTAGAGCCCGCCCCGTGACCTCGCCCGCGTCCACTGGCTCCGTCACCTCAGTGGCCTCGGTCACCAGTACCGCCAGGGCTGCGCATTGCGCTCAATGGTGTTTGGACAACTGCAGAGGCGCTACACCGAGACAGTTGCCACCTAGCACTGTGGAGATTGCG GCAATGCGTCGCCTGGGTACAATAGTGTGCCGGTTCTTCTTCCTGGACGGGCGCACGAAGGCCATCGACGTGCACCCGGCTGACACGGCGGCGGCGGCAGCAGCGCGCCTCGCCGACAAGCTGGGGCTGGCGCCGCCCGCGCGCGCCGGCTGGGCCGTGTACCAGCAACGCGCCGGCGCTGAGGAACACGTGCGCGCAACCATCTATCTCTACGACGTTATCGCTGCGTGGGAGAT GCAACAAGGTCCCGGAGGTGGTTCAGCGGACAACCGTTTCGTATTCAAGCGAAGACTCTTCAGAGGGGGAAGAGAGTTACCTCATGACCCCGTCGAAGTTGCATTGCTCTACGCTCAGGCCGTTCATAGCGTAGTTAAG ATGGATGAGTTTCCCGTATCAGAAAAAGTGGCGCTTCAACTAGCAGGGCTTCAAGCCCAAGTGTCATTGGGTGAACCGCCGCCCAGCCCGCCTCCGCCGCACACTCGGGCGTACTACTCGCACCCAGAACAGTTCCTACCTCCCAGAGTTGCCAAACAACGTCCTGCGCACCAGTGG GCCACAATATTAGCGCAAGCTCATCGACAATACGGAGCTGGGCGAGCAGAACTTACGGCCAAGGCTTTGTACCTGTCTTGCGTGATGCAGTATCCTCTCTATGGAGTCACTCTGTTCCCTGTCACTTATAAAGGATATTGGGCTCATG GTCCAAATGTACTTTTGGGAGTGGGTGCCGAAGGTGTGGTGCTCGTTCGACCGGCGGACAAAGTGGTTCTCGCGGAATACCCCTACACCAACATCGCTGCAATATTGATGGACCCCGTGGACAATGGTCTGACGCTTAGTTTGACTCATCACGGACAGCATGATGGGCTCAG ATGCATAGTACTAGAGTGCTCCCAAAAAGCCGAAGCGGCCTGGTTAATGGCGGCATACAGTCCCGCTCTTGGAAGCAGCCTCACCGAGGAGGCGCCTCGTCGCGCCGCGCCCGCTGCGGAAAGAGCTAGGCTTGCCAATGCGTTGAAAGCAGCTAGACGAGCACTCATAGATTCTGCCTTGCTGAGAAGACCACAGGATCTGTCTGCCGGAGGATTCCTTAGGAACACACTGAGGAG GCTCAGCAAGCACCGCCTGGAGCGAGTGAGGCTGGACATATCGGCGGAGACGCAGGGCGAGTGCTACAAGGGCTTCCCGCCCGCCTACTGGTGCTGGGCGCGCAGCCTGCCGCACAGCCTCACTAAACTGAACGAGGCTGAAGAGGTCGCGGCTATGCAGATATTCAAG GATATAATGAGTCACGCAGGGCTGAGCAGCAACGAGGGCAGCACGACAAATCTGGCCAACAACAACAGCGTTAGCAGCCACGAGAGCGACAGCGACGACCGCGTCGCGCTCGCTCAAGCGCTGCTGCAACGCTGCTTGCAGAAGGACACGCTACTTTGCGAACTGTACGCACAACTTATCAAGCAG ACGACGGAACATCCAGACCCAAGTTCCCGAGTATCAGCAAGGCATTGGGCGTTACTATGTGCAGCGGTAGGGGCCGCGTTGCCGCCAGCAAAGCCGCTGCGGCGATTGTTATTGGCACATTTGCGGTACCGTGCCGCAGCGCTCCAATCCGCTGAAGAGGGCAAGTTCGCGAGACGAGCGGAACAG GTGGCTTTAAGCATAGCTCAAGTACCACGGCGTCTAGCTGCCCCTTCAAAAGAGGAGCTCCTATGCGCCGCGGCGCGCAGGAACATGCACGTGCGCGTGCTACTGCTGGACGGCAAGCAGCACGGGCTGGTGTTCGGGCCGGCCGCCACTGCTGATCACCTGGTCGCCATGTTGCGGGATAAGATCGGCTTGAATGATGCTGCTACTG GTTACGCGCTGTACGAGGTGTGCGCAAACTCAAGCCCCGCCGGCGCAGGCGAAAGAGCACTGGGTGGCTCAGAGCGTGTAGGCGATGTACTTGCGCGGTGGGAGAAAGCCGGCGCCACGGCTGCTGCGTGCAG GCTGGTATTCAAGAAGCGGCTGTTCCTGGGCGAGCGGCCGCTGCACACGGCGTGCGTGGCGGAGATGGAGCTGCTGTACTACCAAGTGCTGCACGCCGTGCGACACGACCGGCTACCCATCGAAACTGACGAAGCA